Genomic window (Candidatus Zixiibacteriota bacterium):
AACCTGGCCAACGAGCGCCTGCAATTGCTGGAAAAGGGCGCGATTCGCACGAAGAATGTCAACGTCGAGAGCACGATCCGTTCTCCCATCACGGGTTCGGTGCTTTCGAAAAACGTCAACGAGGGTGATCCGGTGGTGCCATTGACCTCCTATCAGGACGGCACTGCGCTGATCACCCTCGCTGACATGAAAGATTTGATTTTCCGCGGGACGGTAGACGAGATCGACGTCGGCAAGTTGACGGAAGGCATGACGGTGACGCTAAAAGTCGGCGCGCTGCCGAAGGATACAGTCACCGGCGTCTTGCACAAGATTTCGCCGAAGGCGCGCAAGGAGCAGTCGGCGACGGTGTTTGACGTCGAGGTGCGCTTCAACGAAGCGGATATCTCCAAGCTGCGCGCGGGCTATTCGGCCAACGCCGAGATCATCATCAAACAGGCCAAGGATATCCTGGTGATTCCGGAGCGGCTGGTGGATTTCCGCAGTGACAGCGCGTTCGTGCAGATCGTGGATTCTCTCGGCGCCAAGAAAGAGCGGGTGATCACCACCGGCCTATCGGACGGGATCACGATCGAGGTGGTGAGCGGTCTGAGCGAGGGCGATCTGGTCGCGGAGAAGGAGATCGTCAAGAGCGTCATTGACTGACGCGCGGAGTTGACGGACAAGCAACCGGCATTGGATTCGCATGCGCCCGACTTCCTTTAAGCTTTATCTCAAACAGTTCTTGCACGATCTGCGCGCGCAGAGGCTGCGGACATTCCTGACGTTGCTGGGCCTGGCGTGGGGCACGGTCACGGTGATCTGTCTGCTGGCGTTCGGCTACGGGTTGCAGCGCCGGCAGGTGGAGGCAATGAAAGGGCTGGGCGACGACATCGTGATCATGTGGGCGAGCAACACCAGCAAGCCGTACGCGGGTTATCCCAAGGGGCGGTGGTTCGGTTTTGTACCGGCCGACATCGAGATGATGCGCAACAATATTCCCGAGCTGGGCACGGTCTCGGGCGAGTTCATTCGCTGGAACATGTCGATCAAGAACGGGCGCAAGTCGAAGCTGGTGCAGTGCTCGGGGGTGGAGCCGGACTACGCGCAATTGCGCAATGTCATACCGGAGCCGGGCGGGCGGTTTATCAACCGGGTCGATCTGGACGAGAAGCGGCGAGTGATGTTCATCGGCAACGCCCTGCGCGATGAGATTTTCGGGGAAAACGTCGATGCGGTCGGACAGGTGGTGATGGTGGACGGCGTACCGTACACGATCATCGGCGTGATGCAGAAGAAGCGGCAGGACTCGTCATATTCGGGGCGCGACCAGGACAAGGCGATCATCCCGGCGACGACGCTGCAGACGACGTACGGCGACCGCTACCTGGACAACATCGTGTTCAAGGCGGCGAGCCTGGAGGTACATCCGCAGTGCATTGACCGCGTCTATGACGTGTTTGCCAAGCGCTACAAGTTCGATCCGACCGATAAGGAGGCGTTGTCGCTGTGGGATACGGTGGAGGACAATGATTTTCTGATCTTCTTCGTGGCGCTGCGGATGTTTGTCGGTTTTGTCGGCTTCATGACGCTGCTGGTAGGCGGCATCGGGCTGGCCAACATCATGTACGTGGTGGTGGAAGAACGGACGAAGGAAATTGGGATCAAGATGGCGCTCGGCGCGAAGAAGGGTTTCGTGCTGATGGGCTTCATCTTCGAGACGTTCATTCTGACCGCCATCGGCGGGGCGATCGGTTACGGGATCGCGCAGATCATCATCGCGGTCGCGCCGAAGATGGGAATCGAAGAGTACGTGGGGATTCCGTCGTTGTCGCTGCAGGACAAGTTGGCGGTGATCGGGATCCTGGGATTTATCGCGCTGCTGGCGAGTTTCTTCCCGGCGCGGCGCGCGGCCAATATGAACCCAGTGCAGGCGTTGAAGCTGTAAGATGTCGCGATCGTTCTTATTCGTTAAGCTATTCTGGCGCGATTTGCGCGCCAACAAGAAGCGGATGACGCTGACGCTGATTGCCGTGCTGTGGGGAACGCTGTCGATCGTGTTGCTGTTGGCGTTTGCGAACGGGCTGAAGTCGCAGTTGATGAACAACTCGAAGGGGCTCGGCGAGGGGATTATCATCGTCTGGGGCGGGCAGACGACGATTCCGTATGAAGGTCTGGGCAAGGCGCGGCGGATTCGATTTTACCCGGAGGATTTAGAAGAACTCAAGAAGCAGATCCCGGAAATTGAGAAGGTCGGCGCGGATTATTTCGACTGGGGAACCTCGATCAGCTACGGCAAGAATACGGTGTCGGCGCGGACAAATGGTTTGTTTCCGTCGTTCGAGGTGATGCGGGCGCATTATCCGCAGCCGGGGGGACGGTTCATCAATGAGATCGATATGCAGAAGCGCCGGCGGGTGGTATTCCTTGGCGACAAGGTGAAGGAGAATCTGTTCGGTGAGCAAGACGCGGTCGGGAAAATCATCTCGATCAACAATATTCCCTTCACGGTGGTGGGGGTGCAGACCAAGAAGCAGCAGATGGGGTCGTACAGCGGGCCGGACAACAACAAGGTCTCGATTCCGGCGACGACATTTTCGGCGATCTGGGGGCAGTTGCGCTACAGCAATATCGTGGTCAAGCCGCGCGATCCGAAGCAGGCGGAGTTTGTCAAGACGCGGATGTATGAGGTGATCGGCAAGCGGCAGAAGTTTGATCCAAAGGACAAGGCAGCGCTGTCGATCTGGGACGTGATTGAGATGCAGAACGTGATGGAGAAGATGATGCTGGGGCTGGAGATTTTCTTCGGCGTGATGGGATTTTTCTCGTTGTCGATTGCCGGTCTGGGGGTGGCGAACATCATGTACGCCGCAATCAAGGAGCGAACGGTCGAGATCGGCGTGAAGATGGCGTTGGGGGCGAAGCCGCGGCAGATTATGGGGCAGTTTATCCTCGAGGCGCTGTTGATCTGCGGCATCGGCGGATTGCTGGGAATCGTGTTTGCGCAGGGCATTTGCTCGGGGTTTG
Coding sequences:
- a CDS encoding ABC transporter permease produces the protein MSRSFLFVKLFWRDLRANKKRMTLTLIAVLWGTLSIVLLLAFANGLKSQLMNNSKGLGEGIIIVWGGQTTIPYEGLGKARRIRFYPEDLEELKKQIPEIEKVGADYFDWGTSISYGKNTVSARTNGLFPSFEVMRAHYPQPGGRFINEIDMQKRRRVVFLGDKVKENLFGEQDAVGKIISINNIPFTVVGVQTKKQQMGSYSGPDNNKVSIPATTFSAIWGQLRYSNIVVKPRDPKQAEFVKTRMYEVIGKRQKFDPKDKAALSIWDVIEMQNVMEKMMLGLEIFFGVMGFFSLSIAGLGVANIMYAAIKERTVEIGVKMALGAKPRQIMGQFILEALLICGIGGLLGIVFAQGICSGFARVDLQNEALSWLGKPTISVAIGMVTVAILAFVGLTAGFFPARRAASVNPVESLRYE
- a CDS encoding efflux RND transporter periplasmic adaptor subunit, which gives rise to MKKVVFGVIGVAVIAAVILIFFNRGDSSKGNQPPGTKVEKGEIIEKAMAIGTIQPYKEVVVKSKISGIVKRLYSDVGDLVREGDVLIEISPQPTPLEYTEAQREIDRATIQFDNAKLAFDRSTELFDKKLISQQEYDDRKAAFEQAQLQLNLANERLQLLEKGAIRTKNVNVESTIRSPITGSVLSKNVNEGDPVVPLTSYQDGTALITLADMKDLIFRGTVDEIDVGKLTEGMTVTLKVGALPKDTVTGVLHKISPKARKEQSATVFDVEVRFNEADISKLRAGYSANAEIIIKQAKDILVIPERLVDFRSDSAFVQIVDSLGAKKERVITTGLSDGITIEVVSGLSEGDLVAEKEIVKSVID
- a CDS encoding ABC transporter permease; its protein translation is MRPTSFKLYLKQFLHDLRAQRLRTFLTLLGLAWGTVTVICLLAFGYGLQRRQVEAMKGLGDDIVIMWASNTSKPYAGYPKGRWFGFVPADIEMMRNNIPELGTVSGEFIRWNMSIKNGRKSKLVQCSGVEPDYAQLRNVIPEPGGRFINRVDLDEKRRVMFIGNALRDEIFGENVDAVGQVVMVDGVPYTIIGVMQKKRQDSSYSGRDQDKAIIPATTLQTTYGDRYLDNIVFKAASLEVHPQCIDRVYDVFAKRYKFDPTDKEALSLWDTVEDNDFLIFFVALRMFVGFVGFMTLLVGGIGLANIMYVVVEERTKEIGIKMALGAKKGFVLMGFIFETFILTAIGGAIGYGIAQIIIAVAPKMGIEEYVGIPSLSLQDKLAVIGILGFIALLASFFPARRAANMNPVQALKL